The Merismopedia glauca CCAP 1448/3 genomic interval GCTCAATTACCGCCAACCCCATTAGAACATTGCGAGGGGTTAGAGCAATTGCGAGTCTTAGAACACGGGTATAAGATTAGAGTCTGTTACTCTTCAATGTCAGTGGTTGAAGTCAATACACCGGAAGATTTAGCCGTCGCTCAATTATTAGTTGAACAGGAAGTCAGAAGTCATTCGTAGAGACGTAGCAGTGCTACGTCTCTACAGAAGTCAGAAGTAACTAGGGACAATTAAACATGAAACAAACGCAAATAACCGATACGTTGATAATTGGCGATCGCTCTCCTCTAGCTTTAATTGCTGGACCTTGTGTCATTGAATCATCCGATTTTACCTTAAAGATGGCAGAAGAAATCCGTAAAGTCTGCGATCGCCTCCAGATCCCGTTCATTTTCAAATCTTCCTTCGATAAAGCCAATCGCACCTCTGTTGAATCCTTTCGAGGACAAAATCTGGAGGAGGGTTTGGGAATCTTACAACGAGTCAAAGATGAAATCGGGGTTCCGATTCTGACAGACATCCATGAAAGCAGTCAAGCCAAGATTGTAGCTGAGGTAGTCGATGTCTTGCAAATCCCCGCCTTTCTCTGCCGCCAAACAGACTTACTTTTAGCAGCAGCAGCCACAGGAAGAACAGTTAACGTTAAAAAAGGTCAATTTCTGGCTCCTTGGGACATGAAAAATGTCGTCAGCAAGTTAGAATCTGGGGGTGCGAAAAACATTCTCCTGACAGAACGGGGAACCAGTTTTGGTTACAATACTTTGGTGGTCGATTTTCGCTCGTTGCCTCAGATGCGAGAGTTGGGTTATCCCGTCGTCTTTGATGCCACTCACAGCGTCCAAATGCCAGGAGGACAAGGCACTAAATCGGGAGGACAGCGACAGTTTGTGCCGTATTTAGCGAGAGCAGCCGCAGCAATTGGGATTGATGCTTTATTTATGGAAGTTCATGAAAATCCCGATCTGGCGCTGAGTGACGGACCAAATATGATACCTCTAGCTCAGTTGGAAAATGTGCTGAAACAGGTTTTGAGCGTCCGCAACGGGTTAGAAATTGCGCCTGTGGTTGAATTGTAATGGGAAAAGTTTCTCAGAAAAAACTGCGATCGCTCCTAGCTCAAGTCAAGTTATTAGCTTTGGATGTCGATGGAGTCCTTACCGATGCAGGACTTTACTACAGCGATAGTGGCGAAGAATTGAAGAAATTTAATGCCAAAGATGGGATGGGATTAAAATTACTCATGGAAGCTGGGATTGAAGTTGCGATCGTCACAGCTAGTTCCTCGACAGCAACTATACACCGAGCTAAAAAATTGGGCATTGTTCATGCTTTTATTGGGGTAGAAGATAAGTTAGCGACTCTCAAACAACTCTGCGAGCAATTAAATATTTCTCTCTCACAAGTTGCTTATGTAGGAGATGATGTTAACGATTTACCAATTATGGAAGTGGTAGGTTGTCCGATGACAGTAGCTGATGCAATCGAGGAGAATCAGAAACAGGCTATTTATGTGAGTAAAATAGGTGGAGGACAGGGAGCAGTAAGAGAGATCTGCGATCGCATTATTAAAGCTTATTCTCAATCAAATAATTCATGACCAATAATTTCTTGATCGCACGAGTCGCCAGATTTATCCGTGGAATCAATCCAAAATCTAAATGCTAAAATCGGATGACAGTTGAAAGTCCAATTCAGATATTTGTAGGTACTGAAAAAGAGCAATTACTTGCTTTAAAAGTGCTGGAATATTCTATTCATAAGCATTCTACTTTACCTGTTCAAGTTACTCCTTTATTTGCTGCAATTGAACAAATAGGTATAAATATTCCAGTCATTAAGGACAAACAAAAACAACCTAGAACACCATTTAGTTTTCAAAGATTTACCATACCTGAATTAAAATCTTATCGTGGAAGAGCCATTTATTTGGACTCCGATATGCAAGTTTTTCAAGATATTAAAGAACTCTGGTTATGGAATTTTGATGGTGCAGATATTCTCTCGGTGTACGAACCAGAATCTTCTCAGCGATCGTCGCAATTTAGCGTGATGGTTTTAAACTGCGAACAACTAACCTGGAAAATAGAAGACTTAATTGAAGATTTAAATCGAGGAAAATGGACTTACGAACAGTTAATGTTTGAACTCGCACCAGCCAAAAAAATCTCTCAAGTTTTGCCAAGCGAATGGAACGATCTAGAGCGTTATCAACCAGGAAAAACGGCTCTCACCCATTATACTGATATGCCTAATCAACCTTGGCTCAATGTTTCTAATCCCCTGGGTTGGCTTTGGTGTCAAGAATTATTTGCCGCAATTCAAGATAAGATTATTAGTCTAAAATTTGTGGAAGAACAGGTGAAAAAAGGATGGGTTAGACCTTCTCTAATTTATCAATTAAAACATGAAATTATCGATCCGCTTTCTCTCTCCAAAGAAGTTATCAAACGTGATGAACGTCTATTCACTCCACCTCACGCTTGGAGAAAACCTATTAAGTTCTTGATGGAGCAATCGTATTTACCTGAAAGGATTAAGCGTATAATTTATCGGCTTTATGCTGAAGCTAGATATGTTTATCAGCAAAGATAGAGCGAATTAAAAATGTGTTGTACTTTCTAACTGTTAACTATTATTCAACTGAACTGATCCAAAAATTACTCGATTCAATTGATGGCGATCGCTCTAATTATCAATTTGTTATTGTCAACAATTCACCCGACGATAGAACTATAAAAAACTTAAAACATCAATCAGTTGTAGTCTTAGAATCTGAAACTAATTTAGGTTTTGCTAACGCTTGTAATTTAGGATTAAATTGGATTTATCAAGAAAATGCTCAAGCTTTAGTCTGGATTATTAACCCTGATACTTATCTCAAACCTAATAGTTTAGAAAGTGTTTTTGCCTTCTTTAAAACCTATCCCAAGCTTTCTTTAGTCGGGACTCTAATTTATACGCCAACTGACGATATTTGGTTTGCTGGTGGACGATTCATACCCTATATAGGTGCTATTTTTAGTACCAATTTCCTGGGTTCCAATCCGCCTTTTCCCTATGTTTCTTGTGACTGGGTAAGTGGATGTAGTCTCCTTATCAATTTATGTCATTTTCAGAGTTGTCCGCAGTTCGATGCTGACTATTTTCTTTACTATGAAGACTTTGATTTTTGTCGTCGTTGCGCTAGTCAAGGACATCAAATTGTTATTACCAATCGATTAGCTATTATTCATCAACCTTCCTCAATCACTAACCGTAACATTAGGGTAAAGCTAAAGCACAGTACTTATAGTTATCTACTAACACTAGAAAGATATACTAACCCATTAGTTTTTTGGGTGCGATTCCTACGTCTTTTTTTCTATACATTGATTCTTTTACCAATTAAAACTCAAGCTTCATTGGGTAAACTAACTGGTATTACAGATTATTTAACCCGAAATTCTGTTGCCCAAAAAAGCTAAAATCAGAAAAACCCAAGTCACTTCAAATTCTTGTCACACCTTCTAGTTAATCTATCTTTTCTTCTATCTCAACCTACTGGCATATCAACTTATGCTCTCAATCTGCTTGATTCTTTACACAAGCTGCAACCTACACTACTAAGTCCCCATTTTTGGGAGGGATTTCAACATTATACTATCCCATCAAACTTAACGCCAGAACAAGGTAGTAAAGGTCATTTACAACGTCTTATATGGACTCAATTTGAGTTACCCCAAATTTATCAAAATCTGCAAGCAAACCTGTTATTTTCTCCCGTACCAGAAGCTCCAATTTACACCAATTGTCGCTATATAGTGACAGTTCACGATCTGATTCCCTTGCGCTTTCCTAGATTTTCACCATTAACGTATTACAGTCGATATTATATTCCAACTATTTTAAATCGAGCAGAATGTATTATTTGTAATTCCCAAGCAACAGCTAAAGATATTACAGATTTTTACCACATTAATCCTCATAAAATTGCCCCGATTCTTTTAGCATACGATCGCTCTCATTTCTATCCCCTCAATCTACCAAAAAATTCAATCAACCGTCCTTATTTTCTGTATTTAGGTAGACAAGATAGTTACAAAAACATTCACAGATTAATTGCTGCTTTTGCAACATTACCTAATTGTCAAGATTACGAACTTTGGATTGCGGGATCGACAGATAAACGCTATACTCCTGCTTTAAAAAAACAAATTGTAGAACTGGAAATTGTAGAACAAGTTAAGTTTCTTGAGTATGTTCCCTATGAGGAATTACCCAAGTTAATTAACCAAGCGTTAGCTTTTGTTTTTCCTAGTTTGTGGGAAGGATTTGGTTTACCTGTATTAGAAGCAATGGGTTGCGGAACTCCAGTTATTACTTCTAATATATCTTCGTTACCAGAAGTAGCTGGAGATGCGGGGATTTTAGTGAATCCTTATAGTGTAGAAGAGATAGCCGATGGGATGAAGGCTGTAGCTGAAGATGGACAATTGCGATCGCATCTCAGTCAAGCTGGTATCATAAGAGCAAGTCACTTTAGTTGGTCAAAAACTGGTGCGGAAACTGTAGAAGTATTAAAAAGGTTTCTGTAGCTACTTTCATGGTTTATCAGCTTGAATTTGATCCCTACCAAAAAGAGTTTAAGCAACCACTTAATACTAATCATGGCATTTGGCAACTAAGAGAAGGGATCGTCATTAAATTAATCAATCAAACCGAAAAGATAGGATATGGTGAAATTGCACCTATACCTTGGTTCGGTTCTGAAACTTTACAGCAAGCTATCGATTTTTGCCAGAAGTTAGATCGTCAAATAAGCGATGAATTAATCTTATCTATACCTGATGATTTACCTGCTTGTCAGTTTGGGTTTGAATCGGCTAGAGAAGATTTTAAAAACTGCCAAAATGTAGAAATATCTAATTCTCAATTAGCAGGATTATTACCAACAGGAATATCTGCTTTATCTACTTGGGAAAAACTTTGGAATCAAGGATATCGTACCCTTAAATGGAAAATAGGTGTAGCCGATATCAAAGAGGAATTAGACATATTTCAAAAGTTGATTCAAGTTATCCCATTTGAAGCTAAATTAAGATTAGATGCTAATGGTGGACTTAATTATCGACAAGCTAAGACTTGGTTAGAAACTGTGAGGGGAACTAATGTAGAATTTCTCGAACAACCTTTGCCAGTAAATGAATTTGATGCCATGCTAGAGTTGAGTAAAATATATGAAACTCCTATAGCCTTGGATGAATCTGTCGCTAATATTAGAGAATTGAAAAAGTGTTACAATTTAGGTTGGCGGGGTGTGTTTGTAATTAAACCTGCGATCGCTGGTTCTCCTCAGAAGTTACGTCACTTTTGCAGAACTAATCAAATTGATGCGGTTTTCTCTTCAGTCTTTGAAACTTCTGTGGGTAGAAAAGCTGCTTTAAAGTTAGCTAGTGAATTATCTAATCCTCAGCGCGCTTTGGGTTTTGGGGTAAATCATTGGTTTAATTAAGGAAGAAGGAAGAAGGACTGTAGGTTGGGTTGACGATAGGAAACCCAACAAATGAAGTCAGAAGTCAGAAGTGCCAAGAAACAAAATTAAAATTGTTTGTTGAGAGTCGGGGATTAACATTTTTTTAGAAAAGCTATGGAATCGGCTTTATTTTATCTTGAAAAACGAGCTAGTGAACCTTGGATAATTGGTGAGAATAGCGATCGCTTTTTCGATTATACTCAACAAGCTTTAGCGGAAATTAATACTTTTTTACAGGGAGGTATATTACCAAAGATATTAATTGCAGAAGCAGATCCAATTAGGTTTGTAGCTGATTTTTTGGTGGCGATCGCATCTGAATGTCCAGTTTTTTTAGGTAATTATCAATGGGGTCAAAATGAATGGGGACAAGTATTAAATTTAGTTCAGCCTAACTTGGTTTGGGGTTTAGATTATCAAATTGAATCTCAAGATTATTCAGGTAAGTTTTGGCGAAACGACATTATGATTCCCACTGGTGGATCGTCTGGAAATATTCGTTTTGCTATTCACACTTGGCAAACCTTAACTGCATCTGTCAGTGGATTTTGTAAATATTTTGAAACTGATATAGTTAACTCTTTTTGTATTTTACCTGTATGTCATGTCAGTGGATTAATGCAATTTATCCGTTCTTTAGTGACTGGGGGTAGATTAGTTATTTCTCCATTTAAACAACTGGATTTTAACAAGTTTAATTACTTAAATTTCGACAATTTTTTCATCTCTCTAGTTCCTAGCCAGTTAGAAAAAATATTGTCTACAGAACCTCAATATTTATCTAGGTTTAAAAATGTTTTATTGGGTGGTGCGCCAGCATGGGAAGAATTACTAGAAAAAGCCAGAAATACTCAAATTAGATTAGCACCTACTTATGGAATGACGGAAACCGCTTCCCAAATCGTGACTTTGAAGCCAGAAGACTTTCTGAAGGGTAATTCTAGTAGTGGTAAAGTTTTACCTCATGCTGAAGTATTAATCGAGAATCAAGTAGTTAAAATTCAAGCCAAATCTTTATATTTAGGTTACTATCCAAATCGCGGAAAAACTGAAGATATAACTTTTAAAACAGACGATCTAGGTTATTTCGATGACCAAGGTTATTTACACATTTTAGGACGCAACAGCCACAAAATAATTACGGGTGGTGAAAATGTTTTTCCCTCTGCAGTTGAAGCTGTAATTAGAAGTACTAATCTGGTTCAAGATGTGTGTGTAATTGGTTTAGAAGATACTTACTGGGGACAAGTAGTGACGGCAGTTTATGTACCAATCAATGAAGGGGTAAAAAGTCAAGCTATCGCCTCTCTTATTTCTCCGCAAATCGCTAAATTTAAACAGCCTAAATACTGGATTTCGGTCACATCTATTTCTCGAAATATTCAAGGAAAAGTGAATCAACAGGAATTACTGAATATGGCTACTAATTGGCTGCAACAGAATTTATCCAATCTATCATAGTTGAAGTTAATGGCTGTTTCTTTCTGGCTGTGGCATTAATACAAACGTGTCTAGTTAAAGCTTTAGCTAAAGCAATTTTTTCCGATCCAGATTCAATTGCGTAAGTAATTTCAAAACTAGCATCATCAATAATTTGAGGATGAAGAGAAATGACAATGCGATCGCCACAATACATGGGGCGTTTAAAATCAACACTAGCGTGAACTATCGGATAAGCCACTTCAGGATAACTGAAAAAACTTTTCAGATCGATCCCAAAACTTGTCAACGACTCCTCATAAACCTCATGACAAATAGACAAAACATTAGCAAAATAAACTACCCCAGCAGCATCAGTATCAGAAAAACGGATAGTTCTGGTAAATGAAAAAGCCATAGTTAAGGAAGAAGGAAGAAGGAAGAAGGAAGAAGGAAGAAGGAAGAAGGAAGAAGGAAGAAGGAAGAGGGAAGAGGGAAGAGGGAAGAAGGGGAAACAAATATAGAATTTAAATCCGGCGCAGCTTATAATGAGTTCAATTTTAAGGGTTGAATTTAGCCATTTTATGGTTAAATCCTGGTTATAACAATCAAATAAAATTCTATGCTCTGGTCTTTTAAAAACCCCAGTCTTGTCAGCTTTTTTTTACTATTCCCTATAATCTTAATCCCTGGGATCTGTTCCAGTGAAGCTAGTTTGGCTCATAATTCTCTTACCCCACAAGATCGAGTCAATCTATCTGAAGTCTTGAGTCAGAACCCACCCAATTCTAACAGCGATCGCGAAGCATCTCCTACAGAGGATCGCTTCTTACAACCAATCCCCACTCCCTCACCCCTACCTACAGAAACTCCAGTTTTACCCACACCTACCCCAGAACCATCAACTCCACCAGCAGCAGATACTAACATTCAGGTGCAGAAAGTAGAAATAAAAGGTAGCAGCATATTTACTGAAGCTGACTTTAAGCCAATTACTCAGAAAGTTGAGGGACAAACCGTTAGTTTAGACCAATTGACAGAAGTTGCCAATCAAATTACTCAATTATATCTAAATCGGGGTTTCCTCACCTCCAGAGCGTTGATTGCACCGCAGGCGATCGCCAATGGGGTAGTTCAAATTAATATTATTGAAGGTAGCCTGGAAAAGATTCAAATCGACGGTACAAACCGACTCAATCCTGGCTATATTCGTTCTCGGATTAATTTGGTGGCGGGAACGCCATTGAATATTGGCAAATTAGAAGAGCAGCTACGGCTATTAAGATCAGATCCACTATTTACTAACGTAGAAGCCAGCTTACGCGCTGGGAGTGCTGTCGGTAAAAGTATTTTAATTGTCCGCGTCAGTGAAGCCAAGAATCTGGATATCAACCTCAGTTTCGATAACTACTCTCCTCCCAGCGTCGGTAGCGAAAGATTGGGTACGAGTCTGACATTTCGGAATCTGAGTGGGATTGGTGACGAACTATATGGATCTTATCGCTGGACGACCACAGGTGGGGCTGACGTTTTTGACTTTAGCTATCGAGTTCCCGTCAACGCCATGAATGGCACCCTGCAATTAAGGGCTGCACCCAATTCCAATCGTATCACCCAAGAGCCTTTTAATGCCCTGGGAATCAACGGAAACTCCCAATTATATGAAATCAGCTATCGACAGCCTTTAGTCCGCACTCTACGGGAAGAATTCGCCCTATCCTTGGGTTTAACCCATCAACAAGGACAAACCTTTACCTTTGCAGGTCCCACTCCATTTAGTATCGGACCAGATGCTGATGGGGTGAGTCGCACTACTGTGATTAAATTTGGGCAAGATTACGTCAAACGCGACCCTAAAGGGGCATGGGCAGTGCGATCGCTCTTCAATATCGGCACTGGCTGGTTCGACGCTACCAATAATGCTGATCCCATTCCCGATGGGCATTTTTTCAGTTGGTTGGGTCAAATCCAACGGGTACAAGTCTTAAATGAGGATAATTTCTTAATTGCTCAAGCTGAAATCCAGTTTACTCCCGATTCCCTGTTACCCTCAGAACAGTTTGTCATAGGTGGAGGTCAATCCGTGCGGGGTTACAGACAAAACGCCCGCGCCGGAGATAACGGCTTCAGATTCTCTCTAGAAGACCGAATTACCCTAGCTAGAGACGAAGCTGGAGTCTCAACCTTAATTTTGGCTCCATTTGTCGATTTGGGATACGTCTGGAACCAATCTGACAACCCCAACATCTTGCAAGATCAAAAATTCTTAGCTGGCTTAGGTTTGGGAGTTATGTGGGAACCCATACCCAACCTCAACCTACGCCTAGATTACGGTTTACCCCTAGTAAATTTGAGCGATCGCGGCGACAATATCCAAGATGATGGACTCTACTTCAGCCTGAACTATAGACTGCGATTATGAGAGGATTGGGGGCTCAGAGGCTGAGGGGATGGGGAGAAAAGATAGCTACGATCTGACTGTATTCCCTCTGCTCCTCTGCTCCTCTGCTCCTCTGCTCCTCCGCTCCTCCGCTCCTCTGCTCCTCTGCTCCTCTGCTCCTCCGCTCCTCTACTCCTCCGCTCCCTAGACAAATTATCGTCCCATCTTCCGTTTCATCTCTTGGAGTTCCATTTCCGTTTCCCAACGACTAAATTTGCGATCTAAATCGTCTCCCTTTTCTGGCGGTGGAGTCGTCACGTTTTGTCCCCAAGTCTTAGTTTCCCAATTATCAGCTTGAGTTTTTGCCTGTTGAGATTGAGCCGCAGCCGCTTGAGTGGCTAATTCTTGCCGCTTAATCTGAATTTGTCGCTGTAATTCTTTCGCTTTTTCCATCTGCTGCTTGATACCTTGCATTTTGCCCCAAAGTTGGTTACCTTGACGCAATAGTGCAGCTTCCCGTTCTTGAGCAGCTTGTGCCAAATCTTTTCTACCTGCGGCGTTGGCTTTATCAATCCGTTGATGCCAATGTTTGATTTGTTCGGCTGTCTCCAAAATTTCGTCTTGCGATCGCTTTTCTTGACCTTGCAAGTCGATAATCAGCCTCAAACTTTCCTTCTCTTGCTGGCGCAACTGTTCTTCTAAAACTTGTAACTCTAGATGGGGATTATTCCGTGCAAACTCTTCAATACGCTCTTCTAAAAACTGATTGATATCTTCAAATAATCCCACTGCTACATACTCCCAACTCGCAGATCCCTAAATTTATGTTAACGCGACTCAGGATGTTAGACCGCTTACTGCTATTCCAAATCTTCTTCAGTAAGTTCAGCGTCTTTCATGATGCTTCTCAAAGTCCCTTTCGGCAAATCCCGATTGCTGTGAACCGGAATGGAGAGGATAACCTCAACATTCTCTTTTGCATAAATGTGATGGCTACCAGTAATTCGTTTTAGCTCCCAGCCATACCGTTCCACAATCTTGCAAAGTGCCTTACCAGAAAGGGCTTTCATAAAGATAGCTCAACAAATTGTTTCTCTGGTTCAAGCTCTTGTCGTTCACTGGCAACATCCAACCAACCTTGAACAGCATCTTGCAGCATCTCTAACAGATGATCGTAGCTGTCCCCCCAAGTATGGCATCCTGGTAGAGCAGGTACAGAACCACACCAAACGTCGTCCTCCTGCCAAATAATGGCTTTGATTTTCATGATTGATGCTTAAAATATTGGGCTATCTACATTTTAGGAGATCTGGTACATGTTTTCACATCATAGATCGCTGGGAGTTCTCCACAAACTGTTTTCTACATTCCTTACAGCGATAGCATTGCTTTCCCCTGCGATACCCGTTTTTAGATAATTGCTCCGATTGACAATGAGGACATTTCATTACTTTCATTACATTTCCCAATCGAGCATCTCCCACATGGGGTTCTAAATACGACACTAGCAAGTCCTCAATTTGCCCACTTAGTTGCTGGCGATGTTGCAGATTGGAAGTGCGAAGTGCCGATAACATGACAGCATTGATGCTATGAACGCAAACTTCTGCTAACAGGCTGCTATGTGCCTGACTCAAAGCTGGATTGCGCTCTTTTAAGATACTTGCCAAAAAGTTAATCGCTTCTTGCGTCATGCTTTCATCAATCGATTGAAACATCTCGCGCGCCGTATAAAACTGCACGAATATCACCCGCGAGACTGGATGCTCGAATAATTCTGCCACAGCAGAGGCGATCGCGTTTATCATTTGCCGAAGCGGTAACTGAACAATTTCTGGAGTGTTCGTCTCCGCCCAAAATGCCTTAACCCGCTCTACATGGCGTAACTCCATTGCCTGAAAAATAGCTGCTTTATCGGGAAAAAACTGATAAAGAGAGCCAATAGCCGTTCCGGCTTTCGCTGCAATCTTATGGGTGCTAGCTGCTTCATAACCCACCTCGTCAAACACTGCTGCTGCTGCATCCAAGATTTTGTCTACCCGTTCTCTACCTCTTTGCTGTTTGGGTTGACGGCGCAGACCGCTTGACGAATGCGAATGTTTTGTCATATTCTAGAAACGCGACGAATCTCTCACAATTTTATCTTTTTTAGAGTGGAGAACATTATGAAATCCATGCTTCTCGGCGCGCCCTGGTTGCTGGCACATAAGTCGATGCTCAAAGTTAACCAACCCCAGAAAATATCTTTGTACGGTGCTGACTATGTGATGTGGAAAGATGCTGCTGGAGTTATCCATAGCCTACCCAACGCCTGTCCCCATATGGGTGCGATGCTCTCGGAAGGATGGTGCGAAACCGAAAGCGATGGTACTAGCGCTGTAGTTTGCCCGTTTCATGCTTTGAAGTTTGATGCCCAAGGTTGCACTGTTTTACCAGGATCTAGCCAGAAAACCTTACCTCAACTCAAACCCCTAGAGCTAATTATTCAAGGAGATTTTATCTGGTCTTACGGCGGATGCGAGCCAAAAGTCCCCATTCCCACCGTACTCAACGATATCGCCCAAAATTACTACTTTGTCGGGCATACAGCCGATTGCAGCATCGAGACAGATTTGCTAAGTATGCTGCTGAATATGCACGACTACAATCACCAAAACGGCACTCACCGAGACTTATTTCGGATTACTGAAGTGGAATTCCATCAATTTATCGATGACGGGCATCAGTCTCATGCGTTCTATGATATGCCCACAGCCCCTTACAGCTTGGCAGAAAAGCTGAGGAAACCAGATTTGATGCTGCTGCCTCACAATATTAAAGCGCATTTGGAAAATCACTTCCCATCGCTGGTGATTTTTCATGGAGAAATGCCGTTGGGTAAAGCAGTGCAGTGTCATCTATTCGTCCCAGAAGCTGAGAATCGGACGCGGACTTACATTTTGCTATTCGGGCAAGCTAAGCATCCTATCTTTAAGCTGTTAGGTAACGTATATCTCAACTTTGGTCAGGTCGTAGTAGACCAAGATGCTGATATTCTGGGGAAAATTTATCCAGATACCCCTCAAAAAATTAAGCTCAACAATGAAGTGGGGATGGATTGGGTACGGCGCAATTTTGAAAGCTTCCCTAATGTAGTTTCACCTAACCTGTCAAAGTGAATTTCGGATAGACGATCGCAATTCATTCTAATAACCTGCTACATGACCAATTTCATCCGGTTTGAGATTTTCATGGATGACGACACCATCTTTAAACCAGACAATGCGCTTAGTTAATCTGGCGACATCTGGCTCGTGAGTGACCATGACGATGGTAATTCCAGTATCATTAAGTTCTTGAAAGATTTTCAAAACTTCCTGAGTTGTGTGAGAATCTAAAGCACCAGTTGGTTCATCTGCTAGAAGTAGTACCGGACGATTGACTATAGCTCTAGCAATTGCGACCCTTTGCTGTTGTCCTCCCGAAAGCTGGTTGGGTTTATTGGAGAGGCGTTGTTCTAAACCCACTTTAATCAATGCTTCCATAGCGCGATCGCGTCTTTCGGCATTAGACACGCTAGCATATACCATCGGTAGCATCACGTTGTCTAAAGCCGTCAGTTGAGGTAACAGATGAAATTGTTGAAACACAAATCCTAACTTCCGATTGCGGATATGAGCTAGTTCTGCATCTTCGAGTTCGGAAACGTCAACGTTATCTAAATAATATTTACCAGATGTCGGTCGATCCAAACAGCCAATAATATTCATCGCTGTTGATTTTCCAGAACCAGAAGCCCCCATAATTGAGCAATACTCGCCCGCTTTTACCGTTAAACTAACACCACCCAAGGCTTGAACTAGAGTTTCTCCAATTCCATAAATTTTGGAGATATTTTCTAGCCGAACGATCGCGTAGCCGCCAAGGAGTGGCATTGTGCTGGTAGGAGTTTCAGCAGCTAGGGGATTTTGCTCTAAAGGTGCTTCTATCTGTTGACTAGATAATGTGTCGCTATTCACAGATGCTTTAATCTTCGACTTGAGGTTTAAACTCAATTATAAGATTTTCGTAGAAGTAAATTGAACTTGGGTGAAGAGGCAAGAGCTATTAATACTATATTTTTCGCTGAAAGTTGGCAATTATTTTTGA includes:
- the kdsA gene encoding 3-deoxy-8-phosphooctulonate synthase gives rise to the protein MKQTQITDTLIIGDRSPLALIAGPCVIESSDFTLKMAEEIRKVCDRLQIPFIFKSSFDKANRTSVESFRGQNLEEGLGILQRVKDEIGVPILTDIHESSQAKIVAEVVDVLQIPAFLCRQTDLLLAAAATGRTVNVKKGQFLAPWDMKNVVSKLESGGAKNILLTERGTSFGYNTLVVDFRSLPQMRELGYPVVFDATHSVQMPGGQGTKSGGQRQFVPYLARAAAAIGIDALFMEVHENPDLALSDGPNMIPLAQLENVLKQVLSVRNGLEIAPVVEL
- a CDS encoding KdsC family phosphatase — protein: MGKVSQKKLRSLLAQVKLLALDVDGVLTDAGLYYSDSGEELKKFNAKDGMGLKLLMEAGIEVAIVTASSSTATIHRAKKLGIVHAFIGVEDKLATLKQLCEQLNISLSQVAYVGDDVNDLPIMEVVGCPMTVADAIEENQKQAIYVSKIGGGQGAVREICDRIIKAYSQSNNS
- a CDS encoding glycosyltransferase produces the protein MTVESPIQIFVGTEKEQLLALKVLEYSIHKHSTLPVQVTPLFAAIEQIGINIPVIKDKQKQPRTPFSFQRFTIPELKSYRGRAIYLDSDMQVFQDIKELWLWNFDGADILSVYEPESSQRSSQFSVMVLNCEQLTWKIEDLIEDLNRGKWTYEQLMFELAPAKKISQVLPSEWNDLERYQPGKTALTHYTDMPNQPWLNVSNPLGWLWCQELFAAIQDKIISLKFVEEQVKKGWVRPSLIYQLKHEIIDPLSLSKEVIKRDERLFTPPHAWRKPIKFLMEQSYLPERIKRIIYRLYAEARYVYQQR
- a CDS encoding glycosyltransferase family 2 protein, giving the protein MLYFLTVNYYSTELIQKLLDSIDGDRSNYQFVIVNNSPDDRTIKNLKHQSVVVLESETNLGFANACNLGLNWIYQENAQALVWIINPDTYLKPNSLESVFAFFKTYPKLSLVGTLIYTPTDDIWFAGGRFIPYIGAIFSTNFLGSNPPFPYVSCDWVSGCSLLINLCHFQSCPQFDADYFLYYEDFDFCRRCASQGHQIVITNRLAIIHQPSSITNRNIRVKLKHSTYSYLLTLERYTNPLVFWVRFLRLFFYTLILLPIKTQASLGKLTGITDYLTRNSVAQKS
- a CDS encoding glycosyltransferase family 4 protein; amino-acid sequence: MSHLLVNLSFLLSQPTGISTYALNLLDSLHKLQPTLLSPHFWEGFQHYTIPSNLTPEQGSKGHLQRLIWTQFELPQIYQNLQANLLFSPVPEAPIYTNCRYIVTVHDLIPLRFPRFSPLTYYSRYYIPTILNRAECIICNSQATAKDITDFYHINPHKIAPILLAYDRSHFYPLNLPKNSINRPYFLYLGRQDSYKNIHRLIAAFATLPNCQDYELWIAGSTDKRYTPALKKQIVELEIVEQVKFLEYVPYEELPKLINQALAFVFPSLWEGFGLPVLEAMGCGTPVITSNISSLPEVAGDAGILVNPYSVEEIADGMKAVAEDGQLRSHLSQAGIIRASHFSWSKTGAETVEVLKRFL
- a CDS encoding o-succinylbenzoate synthase; this translates as MVYQLEFDPYQKEFKQPLNTNHGIWQLREGIVIKLINQTEKIGYGEIAPIPWFGSETLQQAIDFCQKLDRQISDELILSIPDDLPACQFGFESAREDFKNCQNVEISNSQLAGLLPTGISALSTWEKLWNQGYRTLKWKIGVADIKEELDIFQKLIQVIPFEAKLRLDANGGLNYRQAKTWLETVRGTNVEFLEQPLPVNEFDAMLELSKIYETPIALDESVANIRELKKCYNLGWRGVFVIKPAIAGSPQKLRHFCRTNQIDAVFSSVFETSVGRKAALKLASELSNPQRALGFGVNHWFN
- a CDS encoding 2-succinylbenzoate--CoA ligase, giving the protein MESALFYLEKRASEPWIIGENSDRFFDYTQQALAEINTFLQGGILPKILIAEADPIRFVADFLVAIASECPVFLGNYQWGQNEWGQVLNLVQPNLVWGLDYQIESQDYSGKFWRNDIMIPTGGSSGNIRFAIHTWQTLTASVSGFCKYFETDIVNSFCILPVCHVSGLMQFIRSLVTGGRLVISPFKQLDFNKFNYLNFDNFFISLVPSQLEKILSTEPQYLSRFKNVLLGGAPAWEELLEKARNTQIRLAPTYGMTETASQIVTLKPEDFLKGNSSSGKVLPHAEVLIENQVVKIQAKSLYLGYYPNRGKTEDITFKTDDLGYFDDQGYLHILGRNSHKIITGGENVFPSAVEAVIRSTNLVQDVCVIGLEDTYWGQVVTAVYVPINEGVKSQAIASLISPQIAKFKQPKYWISVTSISRNIQGKVNQQELLNMATNWLQQNLSNLS